TCCACCGCAGGACGGGTCAGGATAATTTTTTTTACATCACCCTTTGTAAATGCCGCAACAGCCATGGCCATGGCAAGATAGGTTTTGCCTGTGCCGGCCGGCCCGATCCCGAAAAGGATGTCATTGGATTTTATGGCCTCGGTGTATGCTAATTGGGTTGGGGTTCGGGGGGTGATGGGCTTGTTTTTGGCTGTTACCACGATTGTGGTGGTAAATATTCTTTTCAAAGGGGTGCCACGACCCTGTTGCGCCGAATTGATGGCGGCATCTAGGACAGCCGGCGTCAATCTTATTGTTTCTTCCACAAGCTCGTAAAGCTGACTGAGCAGGTCAATAACTTTGTCTGTTTTTTTTTCTGCACCACTGACTGCAAGTATCCCCCCCCTTGAATTTATTTTTACATCAAAGGCCTTGGCGATTTTTTCCAGGTTGGTGTTGTGGGTCCCAAAGAGTTTTTGGGCAAGGGTAATGTTCTGAAACTCAAGATTTTTCATGGGCTATAGGGTGCATTTTATTGGTTTAAAAATCAATAAAAATCTTGACTGTGAACGGGCCCTGCTGTTATCTGTCTATACTTGATGCTTCAACGAGAAGTCACCCAATCTGCGGCATTGCAGGAAAGCTTGCAATCCTCGCAGCCAAGAGGTTGCAAATTTTTTTGCCTCTTGTATTTGGGTGACTTTGTGAGCTTACGCTCATCTACCGAGCAGCTCAAATACGGGACGCTTTTCAGGCTCTGCTTTTGTAATCATAATCAAATTAAGGGAACATATGAATTTTTTTGACCTTTGCGTATTGATCATAGTGGGGTTTTGTCTTATTCGGGGGGGCTTTAAAGGCCTGGTTCGGGAGATCTCCGGCATCGTGGGCGTTGTAGCTGGTTTTTACGGGGCCAATACCTATTATCCCCAGTTGATTCCCTATATTGAATCATATATTTCTTCGCCGCAGATTCAAAAACTTGTCTGTTTTTTTGTATTGTTCTGTCTGATTCTCATCGCTGTGGGGGTTGTTGCGGCTTTGATTCACAAATTGTTGAATATTGTTTTTCTCGGCTGGG
This window of the uncultured Desulfobacter sp. genome carries:
- a CDS encoding PhoH family protein, encoding MKNLEFQNITLAQKLFGTHNTNLEKIAKAFDVKINSRGGILAVSGAEKKTDKVIDLLSQLYELVEETIRLTPAVLDAAINSAQQGRGTPLKRIFTTTIVVTAKNKPITPRTPTQLAYTEAIKSNDILFGIGPAGTGKTYLAMAMAVAAFTKGDVKKIILTRPAVEAGEALGFLPGDLAEKINPYLRPLYDALYDMLDFEKARAYIEQETIEIAPIAFMRGRTLNDAFIILDEAQNTTSQQMKMFLTRIGYGSKAIVTGDITQTDLPGGKKSGLVEARKLLSRIKGISFIEFSKEDVVRHRLVSDIINAYEKSK
- a CDS encoding CvpA family protein codes for the protein MNFFDLCVLIIVGFCLIRGGFKGLVREISGIVGVVAGFYGANTYYPQLIPYIESYISSPQIQKLVCFFVLFCLILIAVGVVAALIHKLLNIVFLGWVNRTFGVIFGAAKGILVTTVLFIIITSFAPNGSHHMAASQTAPYLARVADALTLFISRNIKMDFTKELEGLRKTWKQ